Below is a genomic region from Streptomyces roseoviridis.
GGTGAGGTAGACGTGCAGGTCTCCCGGCCCGGTGAGCTTCACGGCGGTGGTACGGACGTGTGCCCCGTCGCCGGCGACCTTGCCCTCCACGGCCCAGCCCAGCCACAGCACGTCGAGCCCGAGGTCCTCCTCCAGCTTCATGACCGTGCCGCCGAACTGCTCCAGCTTGGCGGCGATCTCCACCTTCGGCGCGTCCTTGCGGGCGTTGTTGTGGATCATCTTCATGATCCCGGGCTCCTCCAGGAGCAGCCCGTTGGAGAAGACGAGGTCGGCCCGGGCGACCTTGGCCGTGTCGCCCGGGCTGGGCTCGTAGGAGTGCGGGTCGCCGTGGTGCGGCACGATCGAGGTGACGTCGACGCGCTCGCCGCCGACCCGGCGTACCAGGTCGGCGATGATGCCGGTCGTCGTCGAGACCGTCAGGGCGGCGTCGGACGTGCCGGGGCCGGTGCCCGAGCAGCCGGCCAGCAGCAGGGCACCGGCCAGTGCGAGAGCGGTTCTTCGTGGTGCGGTGCGCACGACGGAAACTCCTTGGTTGGTACGGAGGAGGACCGGCTCCGGGGCGGGGAGGGACGGCCATGACGCCCCGGAGCCGGCGGTCAGTGAGCGGTGGTGGGGATCGTCTCGACCTCCCGGCGGCGGCGGGCGGCGAGGAAGGCCACCGTTCCGGAGCAGACGGCGGCGAGCGACAGGCCGATCGGGAGCAGCGCGGAGCTGCCGGTGGACGCCAGACGGCCGCCTGCCGATCCGCTGGTGGCCTGGACACCGTTCCCGGTGCCGCCGACCGATCCGGAAGCACCCTGCGAGGTGTCCTGCGAGGGGTTCATTCCGCCGGTGGCCGGTGGGGACGTCGACGCGGACGGGGCGGGCGGGGAGACGGTCGCGGTGGTGCTCGGGGTGGCGGTGGGAGTGGCGGTCGCGGGAGCGGTGGGCTCGGTCCCCCGGCCCGGCTTCACCGTCGCCGGGTCGGTGGATCCCACGGCCCAGGCGATCGTGGCGGTGTCGCTCAGCTTCGTGCCGTCGGCGAGGGTGGCGGCGACGGTGAAGGTCGTGCGGTAGACGCCTTCCTTGGTGAAGGCCCACGCGGAGTGGGAGTGGCTGCCGGCGGTGTGTTCGAACGCGTCGGGCAGCCCGTCGCCGCTGTTGACGAGGGTGGTGCTGTCCATCGAGTTGTCGTTGATGATGGCGAGGGTGCCGGGGCCCTGGAGGGACTCGACGCGGTAGGTGATCCTGCCCTTGACCTGGGAGGCGGAGAACCCTTCGGTGTTCCAGCCGGGCCAGACGAGTCCGGCGAGCTGAGTGGACGGGAGCCACCACACGGGGTCCCCGGGTGTGCCGAGGAAGTCGTACGCCTCGGTGATACGGCGCTTGGCCGCGGGCTTCACATGGATGACGACGTCGTCGGGCTCCAGCCACCGCGGGGCCTGGGGTGTGCCCTCCTTGATCTGGAAGGCGAGCTTTCCGGCTTCCACCGGGCGGGCGGCCAGGTCGATGTGTCCGTCGGCGATGATGTGCGCGGCCGGCGGCGCCGTCGAGGTCGGCGTCGGGGTGGACGGAGTCGGGGTGGTGGGCGTGGGGGTCGGTGTGGAGCCGTCCCCGGGCCGTACCTGCGTCGGGTCCGTGGAGCCGACGGCGACGGCGAGGGTCTCGGTGTCGCTGACCTTCGTCCCGTCGGCCAGTGTCGCGCTCACGGTGAGGGTGAGCCGGTGGACACCTTCGGCGGCGAAGCCCCACGTGGGCGCGAACCGGTCCGGCCCTTGGGGCAGGGCGAAGGAACGGTAGGCGGGGTCTTCGCTGTTGAGGTGCTGGACGGGCTCCTGGTCCGACCCCTCCATCTCTTCGGTGAAGGTGTAGAGCGCGAACCGCCCCTCCCCCTGCGAGCGGTCGAGCGTGACCTCGACCGACCGCGCCCCGGCCAGGCCCGTCCAGCCCGGCGCGAGCGCGAAGATGTCCTTCGCGTGACGGCCGTTCAGGAACCACCCGTACAGCCCGTCCCCCAGGATCGGGTTGACCGGCGAGATGATCGATTCCTTGGCCTCGGGGACCACGTGCAGCACGACCGCGGAGGGTTCGCGCACCACGGTCGTCGCGCCGGTGCGGTCGGCGATCCGCAGGTCGAGCCGGCCGTCGGCGAGCTGGGGTACGAAGTCGATGTCGCCCTGGGCGAGTACGACGGCGGCGGCATCGGCGTGGGCGGTTCCGCCAGCCGCCGCGACGAGGCCGGCCGCGGTGGCGAGCAGCGCCGCGGCCAGGGTGCCGGCGGTCACCGCGACGGCTCGACGGCCGTGGGTCAGGACGCTCATGGTCCCTTTCTCCTTGCCATGGCGGTGGCCCGTCCGTGCGGCGGGGCACGGGCGGGTCACCGCGTTCGATGGGCCGGTCAGTTGGAGACGGTGAAGGTGTACGTGGCCGTGGCCGACTTGGCGACGCCGCCCACGGTGCCGGTCACCGTGAAGTTCACCTTGTAGGTGCCGGGCTCCTCGAAGGCCCAGTTGGCGTGGTCGTGCCCGCCGACGGCGAACGTCTTGTTCTTGTACGAGGTGGTGGTACCGCTGTCCCAGTAGCGGTCCACGGTCGAACCATTGACCTTGTAGACGCTGAAGTCGTCCGTGGCGGCGCCGTTGCGGGTCACGGTGCCGAGCTTGTACTGCACGGTGTTGTTGGCGAACACACCGGTGGCCAGGTGCTCGGTGGAGATACCGGGCCACAGGATGTTCTTGGCGGTCGCCGTGGCCTCGTCTTGGGGCAGGACCCAGACCTGGGCTCCGGTGCCGAGGAAGCCGTACTGCGTGCCGGACGGGCGCGCGACCTTGGCCGCGGCCGGTACGGAGAGGACCGCGTCGGCCGGGGCGTACTCGGCGGCGTTGGTCTCGTCGTGCACGTGGAGCGTGAAGACAGCGCCGTCCCACTCCGCGTCGAGGACGTCGACGTGGCCGGTGGAGAGCGTCGTCGCGGCGAAGGCGGAGCTGTTG
It encodes:
- a CDS encoding choice-of-anchor M domain-containing protein is translated as MSVLTHGRRAVAVTAGTLAAALLATAAGLVAAAGGTAHADAAAVVLAQGDIDFVPQLADGRLDLRIADRTGATTVVREPSAVVLHVVPEAKESIISPVNPILGDGLYGWFLNGRHAKDIFALAPGWTGLAGARSVEVTLDRSQGEGRFALYTFTEEMEGSDQEPVQHLNSEDPAYRSFALPQGPDRFAPTWGFAAEGVHRLTLTVSATLADGTKVSDTETLAVAVGSTDPTQVRPGDGSTPTPTPTTPTPSTPTPTSTAPPAAHIIADGHIDLAARPVEAGKLAFQIKEGTPQAPRWLEPDDVVIHVKPAAKRRITEAYDFLGTPGDPVWWLPSTQLAGLVWPGWNTEGFSASQVKGRITYRVESLQGPGTLAIINDNSMDSTTLVNSGDGLPDAFEHTAGSHSHSAWAFTKEGVYRTTFTVAATLADGTKLSDTATIAWAVGSTDPATVKPGRGTEPTAPATATPTATPSTTATVSPPAPSASTSPPATGGMNPSQDTSQGASGSVGGTGNGVQATSGSAGGRLASTGSSALLPIGLSLAAVCSGTVAFLAARRRREVETIPTTAH
- a CDS encoding choice-of-anchor M domain-containing protein, producing MHTRKRLMTVTGVAAAALAVAGLNSSAFAATTLSTGHVDVLDAEWDGAVFTLHVHDETNAAEYAPADAVLSVPAAAKVARPSGTQYGFLGTGAQVWVLPQDEATATAKNILWPGISTEHLATGVFANNTVQYKLGTVTRNGAATDDFSVYKVNGSTVDRYWDSGTTTSYKNKTFAVGGHDHANWAFEEPGTYKVNFTVTGTVGGVAKSATATYTFTVSN